A region from the Salidesulfovibrio onnuriiensis genome encodes:
- the purE gene encoding 5-(carboxyamino)imidazole ribonucleotide mutase has translation MPQVAIFMGSISDEEKMRPCADLLGELGIDYLFTVSSAHRTPERTARLVAELEADGCQVFICAAGLAAHLAGAVAAKTSRPVLGVPLTASPLGGMDALLATVQMPPGFPVGTLALDKVGAKNAAWLAAQILALHDEALAARIREARDGFKEAVERDAAGLS, from the coding sequence ATGCCGCAAGTTGCCATATTCATGGGGTCCATTTCGGACGAGGAAAAGATGCGTCCCTGCGCCGACTTGCTCGGCGAGCTGGGCATCGACTACCTGTTCACCGTGAGCAGTGCGCACCGCACGCCCGAACGCACGGCCAGGCTCGTGGCCGAGCTTGAGGCCGACGGCTGCCAGGTGTTCATCTGCGCCGCGGGGCTGGCCGCGCACCTGGCCGGAGCCGTGGCCGCCAAGACCTCCAGGCCGGTGCTCGGCGTGCCGCTGACCGCCTCGCCGCTGGGCGGCATGGATGCGCTGCTGGCCACCGTGCAGATGCCTCCGGGATTCCCGGTGGGCACCCTGGCCCTGGACAAGGTGGGCGCCAAGAACGCCGCATGGCTGGCCGCCCAGATTCTGGCCCTGCATGACGAGGCCCTGGCCGCCCGGATCCGGGAAGCCCGCGACGGCTTCAAGGAAGCCGTGGAAAGGGACGCCGCCGGTTTGTCATAA
- a CDS encoding bifunctional helix-turn-helix transcriptional regulator/GNAT family N-acetyltransferase yields the protein MKEIAAIRQFNRFYTRVLGLFQPKLMGSGQSLVEARILYEVWQQPGISSADITRLLDMDRGQLSRVISKLVKQGLLHKEEKHAGRRAIPLTLTAEGERLTKKLNAMSEQQMADLVQPLEPAARERLVSAMQDITATLSGDVRPRPHVTIRPARSGDMGWVIQRHCDLYGATHGFDEDFERYVLLGLAEFAQKENNRSRLWIAEQDGSRLGCIAVVEQEDNRAQLRWLLVEPQARGLGVGRKLVNTLLDFCREQDYESIFLWTIDSLPPARKLYQSVGFTLAESMDSTMGGEPCVEQKWVLSLKA from the coding sequence ATGAAAGAAATAGCAGCGATAAGGCAGTTCAACCGATTCTACACCCGCGTGCTGGGCCTGTTCCAGCCCAAGCTCATGGGCAGCGGCCAGTCCCTGGTGGAAGCGCGCATCCTCTACGAGGTCTGGCAGCAGCCCGGCATCTCCTCGGCAGACATTACCCGGCTGCTGGACATGGACCGGGGCCAGCTCAGCCGCGTCATTTCCAAGCTGGTCAAGCAGGGCCTGCTCCACAAGGAGGAAAAGCATGCGGGGCGAAGGGCCATCCCCCTGACGCTCACCGCCGAGGGCGAACGGCTGACCAAAAAGCTCAACGCCATGTCCGAACAGCAGATGGCCGACCTTGTCCAGCCCCTGGAACCCGCCGCCAGGGAACGGCTGGTTTCGGCCATGCAGGACATCACCGCAACCCTCTCAGGCGACGTGCGGCCCCGTCCCCACGTGACCATCCGCCCGGCCCGGTCCGGAGACATGGGCTGGGTCATTCAGCGGCACTGCGACCTGTACGGCGCAACGCACGGGTTTGACGAGGATTTCGAGAGATACGTGCTGCTGGGTCTGGCGGAATTCGCCCAAAAGGAAAACAACCGCAGCAGGCTCTGGATCGCGGAGCAGGACGGCAGCCGGCTGGGCTGCATCGCCGTGGTGGAACAGGAAGACAACCGAGCGCAACTGCGCTGGCTGCTGGTGGAGCCGCAGGCCCGGGGCCTCGGCGTGGGCCGAAAGCTGGTGAACACCCTGCTCGACTTCTGCCGGGAGCAAGACTACGAATCCATCTTCCTGTGGACCATCGACTCCCTGCCCCCGGCACGCAAGCTCTATCAGTCCGTGGGCTTCACACTGGCCGAATCCATGGACAGCACCATGGGCGGCGAACCCTGCGTGGAACAGAAATGGGTACTCTCCCTAAAAGCGTAA
- the acs gene encoding acetate--CoA ligase produces the protein MDQFGALDNLLQEERVFRPLPQLVIEANVNPQELEAARRFATHDPMGYWEEAADELDWFKKWDQVLDESDAPFYHWFPGARCNIVYNCLDRHIETYNKNKLALIWEGEPGDSRKYTYFELYREVNRFANALRSLGIKKGDRVVIYMPALPETLIAMLATAKIGAIHSVVFGGFSAKALRQRINDAQAKMVVTADGFYRNGQIMPLKETVDNALVGACADCVESMVVVRRCKVGIDMTDGRDFWYEDLIRNERNTAPTEVMDSEDPLFLMYTSGTTGKPKGIVHSHGGYMVGVHRTLNHVFDIKPTDIFWCTADPGWVTGHSAVVYGPLMAGTTTVMYEGHPNYPQADRLWNIVGKYGVTIFYTAPTMIRMLMRFGIQYTKQHDLSSLRLLGSVGEPISPEAWIWLYKHIGRNECPVLDTWWQTETGMFMISPLPISLLKPGSVTKPLPGVEVDVVDREGNPVPAGKGGLLVIKKPWPSMMTGLWNDPDRYREYWDKIPGMYVAGDVARRDEDGYLWIQGRADDVLNIAGHRIGTAEMEAAFGAHRTVHECGVIGVPDKIKGEAAKAFIVTHPGVEEGDELIKTLKKHIRNELGPVAVIKSIEFRDKLPKTRSGKIMRRVLKAEELGQEIGDLTGLEDDT, from the coding sequence ATGGACCAGTTCGGAGCACTGGACAACCTGCTACAGGAAGAAAGGGTCTTCCGGCCCCTTCCCCAGTTGGTCATCGAGGCCAACGTCAATCCGCAGGAGCTTGAGGCGGCCCGCCGCTTCGCCACGCACGACCCCATGGGCTACTGGGAGGAGGCCGCCGACGAGCTGGACTGGTTCAAGAAATGGGACCAGGTCCTGGACGAGTCGGACGCGCCCTTCTACCACTGGTTCCCGGGCGCGCGCTGCAACATCGTCTACAACTGCCTGGACCGGCACATCGAGACCTACAACAAGAACAAGCTGGCCCTCATCTGGGAGGGCGAGCCCGGGGATTCGCGCAAATACACCTATTTCGAGCTCTACCGCGAGGTGAACCGCTTCGCCAACGCCCTGCGCTCCCTGGGCATCAAGAAGGGCGACCGCGTGGTCATCTACATGCCCGCCCTGCCCGAGACGCTCATCGCCATGCTGGCCACGGCCAAGATCGGGGCCATCCACTCCGTTGTCTTCGGCGGGTTCTCGGCCAAGGCCCTGCGCCAGCGCATCAACGACGCCCAGGCCAAGATGGTGGTCACGGCCGACGGTTTCTACCGCAACGGCCAGATCATGCCGCTCAAGGAGACCGTGGACAACGCCCTGGTCGGGGCCTGCGCCGACTGCGTGGAATCCATGGTTGTGGTGCGCCGCTGCAAGGTGGGCATCGACATGACCGACGGGCGGGACTTCTGGTACGAGGACCTGATCCGCAACGAGCGCAACACCGCGCCCACCGAGGTCATGGATTCCGAGGATCCGCTCTTTCTCATGTACACCTCGGGCACCACGGGCAAGCCCAAGGGCATCGTGCATTCCCACGGCGGCTACATGGTGGGCGTGCACCGCACCCTGAACCACGTCTTCGACATCAAGCCCACGGACATCTTCTGGTGCACGGCAGACCCGGGCTGGGTCACGGGGCACAGCGCAGTGGTCTACGGGCCGCTCATGGCCGGGACCACCACGGTCATGTACGAGGGCCACCCCAACTACCCCCAGGCCGACCGGCTCTGGAACATCGTGGGCAAGTACGGGGTGACCATCTTCTACACCGCGCCGACCATGATCCGCATGCTCATGCGCTTCGGCATCCAGTACACCAAGCAGCACGACCTCTCCAGCCTGCGCCTGCTCGGCTCCGTGGGCGAACCCATCAGCCCCGAGGCCTGGATCTGGCTCTACAAGCACATCGGCCGCAACGAATGCCCGGTGCTGGATACCTGGTGGCAGACCGAGACCGGCATGTTCATGATCAGCCCGCTGCCCATCTCCCTGCTCAAGCCGGGGTCCGTGACCAAGCCGCTGCCCGGCGTGGAGGTGGACGTGGTGGACAGGGAAGGCAACCCCGTTCCCGCGGGCAAGGGCGGCCTGCTGGTCATCAAGAAACCCTGGCCGTCCATGATGACCGGGCTGTGGAACGATCCGGACCGCTACCGCGAATACTGGGACAAGATACCGGGCATGTATGTGGCGGGCGACGTGGCCCGCAGGGACGAGGACGGCTATCTCTGGATCCAGGGCCGGGCCGACGACGTGCTCAACATCGCGGGGCACCGCATCGGCACCGCCGAGATGGAGGCGGCCTTCGGCGCGCACCGGACCGTGCACGAATGCGGGGTCATCGGCGTACCCGACAAGATCAAGGGCGAGGCCGCCAAGGCCTTCATCGTCACCCACCCCGGCGTGGAGGAGGGCGACGAGCTCATCAAGACGCTCAAGAAGCACATCCGCAACGAGCTCGGGCCCGTGGCGGTCATCAAGTCCATCGAGTTCCGCGACAAGCTGCCCAAGACCCGCTCCGGCAAGATCATGCGCCGGGTTCTGAAAGCGGAAGAGCTGGGCCAGGAGATCGGCGACCTGACCGGGCTGGAAGACGATACGTAA